From the Rhinatrema bivittatum chromosome 3, aRhiBiv1.1, whole genome shotgun sequence genome, one window contains:
- the CD63 gene encoding CD63 antigen isoform X3: MVTTFAILLTLIFLVEIAAAIAGYVFKNKVNDFFRQSFVEGMAKYNTTIEVKEALDGLQRDFKCCGENGSTDWANYAPFNKSGGVPDSCCQNETAGCGKASPPLINTEGCVEKINTWIKNNVVVIAGVALGIAFLELLGIVFACCLMKGIRSGYEVM, translated from the exons ATGGTGACAACG TTTGCCATCCTGTTAACCCTGATATTCCTGGTGGAGATTGCAGCTGCCATCGCTGGATACGTGTTTAAGAATAAA gtGAATGATTTTTTCCGGCAGTCTTTTGTAGAAGGTATGGCAAAGTACAACACCACAATAGAAGTGAAGGAAGCTCTGGATGGCCTTCAGAGGGAT TTTAAATGCTGTGGGGAAAATGGTTCTACTGACTGGGCCAATTATGCCCCCTTCAATAAAAGCGGCGGTGTCCCTGATTCTTGCTGCCAAAATGAGACGGCGGGCTGCGGGAAAGCTTCACCTCCCCTTATCAACACGGAA GGCTGCGTGGAGAAGATCAACACCTGGATAAAGAATAATGTGGTGGTCATAGCTGGGGTGGCATTGGGCATCGCGTTCTTGGAG CTCCTGGGCATCGTATTCGCCTGTTGCCTAATGAAGGGGATCCGCAGTGGATATGAAGTCATGTAA